Proteins from one Ranitomeya variabilis isolate aRanVar5 chromosome 1, aRanVar5.hap1, whole genome shotgun sequence genomic window:
- the RILPL2 gene encoding RILP-like protein 2, which yields MEIEQEDMSPKTAFEKDPFEMTVEDVYDISHVIGQDLMKIGKEARGVTDLVADLQFKIVRVLEVLETLVNQSSLTTEELKMERDNLKGEVERLMREGLQADQTDLGPDKMIIDLTDPNRPRFTLQELRAVLQERNKLKVQLLVAQDELQCYKSGVIPHTEDHIVTLENESIITSSPRPNDSSKDKSTIRRLFSPFKQDKQEQQ from the exons ATGGAAATTGAACAAGAGGACATGTCTCCCAAAACAGCATTTGAAAAGGACCCGTTTGAAATGACTGTAGAAGACGTATATGATATCTCACATGTAATTGGACAAGATCTTATGAAGATCGGCAAAGAAGCCCGAGGTGTAACAGACCTAGTAGCCGATCTTCAGTTTAAAATTGTACGTGTTCTGGAGGTCCTGGAAACACTGGTGAACCAGTCAAGTCTTACCACTGAGGAACTGAAGATGGAAAGGGACAACCTAAAGGGAGAGGTGGAAAGACTGATGAGAGAAGGTCTGCAGGCTGATCAG ACTGACCTTGGACCTGACAAAATGATTATAGATCTCACAGACCCAAACCGGCCACGATTTACATTACAAGAACTAAGAGCGGTGCTGCAGGAGCGGAATAAGCTGAAGGTTCAGCTCTTGGTTGCACAAGATGAATTGCAGTGCTATAAAAG TGGTGTCATTCCTCATACTGAAGACCACATTGTGACGTTGGAAAATGAATCCATAATCACCAGTTCACCAAGACCAAACGACAGCAGCAAAGATAAGTCAACGATAAGACGCCT GTTTTCTCCTTTTAAACAAGACAAACAAGAACAACAGTAA